A stretch of the Halorussus vallis genome encodes the following:
- a CDS encoding DUF7521 family protein, whose translation MHPMEAIYVILSISLVVVGLALVGLSARAYIQTDRRSMLLLSVGFSFVVAAAVATTFSAFLTDFTRSRLLLTVNYAVTTVGYAFIVLSVRGD comes from the coding sequence ATGCATCCGATGGAAGCGATCTACGTCATCCTCAGCATCTCGCTCGTCGTCGTCGGCCTCGCGCTGGTGGGGCTGTCGGCCCGGGCGTACATCCAGACCGACCGGCGGTCGATGCTGCTGCTGTCGGTCGGGTTCTCGTTCGTCGTCGCCGCCGCGGTGGCCACGACGTTCAGCGCGTTCCTCACCGACTTCACCCGGAGTCGCCTGCTGCTGACGGTCAACTACGCCGTCACGACGGTCGGCTACGCGTTCATCGTGCTCAGCGTCCGGGGCGACTGA